From the genome of Saccharomyces eubayanus strain FM1318 chromosome X, whole genome shotgun sequence, one region includes:
- the ESS1 gene encoding peptidylprolyl isomerase ESS1, which yields MPSDAAASTGLPTPWTVRYSKSKKREYFFNPDTKHSQWEEPEGTDKEQLHEYLKDHPMRVRCLHILIKHQDSRRPASHRSENITISKQEATDELKTLVTRLDDASKTNSFEALAKERSDCSSYKRGGDLGWFGRGEMQPSFEDAAFKLKVGEVSDIVESGSGVHVIKRVG from the coding sequence ATGCCATCCGACGCAGCAGCCAGCACCGGCCTGCCCACGCCGTGGACTGTCAGGTACAGCAAgtccaagaaaagagagtACTTCTTCAACCCGGACACGAAGCACTCGCAGTGGGAGGAGCCCGAGGGTACGGATAAGGAACAGCTGCACGAGTATCTGAAAGACCACCCAATGCGTGTAAGGTGTCTGCACATCCTCATCAAGCACCAGGACTCGAGAAGACCTGCTTCGCACCGGTCCGAGAACATCACCATATCCAAGCAAGAGGCCACGGACGAGCTAAAGACCCTGGTCACGAGGCTGGACGACGCTTCCAAGACCAACTCCTTCGAGGCGCTGGCTAAGGAGAGGTCCGACTGCTCTTCGTACAAGAGGGGCGGCGACCTGGGCTGGTTCGGCAGGGGCGAGATGCAGCCCAGTTTCGAGGACGCCGCCTTCAAGCTCAAGGTCGGAGAAGTGAGCGACATTGTCGAGTCGGGCAGCGGTGTCCATGTAATCAAGCGTGTGGGTTAG